The Prevotella fusca JCM 17724 genome includes a window with the following:
- the dapA gene encoding 4-hydroxy-tetrahydrodipicolinate synthase — translation MQNVFHGLGIALITPFKEDCSIDYDALVNLVNYHLDNGADFFCILATTGEAPCLTHEEKNELTAVIKRVVNGRVPILKYCGGNNTAAVVEEIKTTDWSGIDGILSICPYYNKPSQEGLYQHFKAIAQASSLPVVLYNVPGRVGVNMTAETTVRIASEFTNVVAIKEASGNLEQVDEIIKNKPKHFEVISGDDALTFPMIASGAVGVISVIGNALPKEFSRMIRLEFNGEYEPARKIHHQFTELYKLLFVDGNPAGCKALLSDMGMIKNVLRLPLVPTRIETKQKMNEILKGMRI, via the coding sequence ATGCAGAATGTTTTTCATGGATTAGGTATAGCTTTGATAACTCCATTCAAGGAAGATTGCAGTATAGATTATGATGCACTTGTAAACCTGGTTAACTATCATCTGGATAATGGTGCAGACTTCTTCTGCATTCTTGCTACTACAGGTGAGGCACCTTGTTTGACACATGAAGAAAAGAATGAGCTGACCGCTGTTATCAAACGAGTTGTCAATGGACGTGTGCCAATTCTGAAATATTGTGGTGGAAACAATACTGCAGCTGTTGTAGAAGAAATCAAGACGACTGATTGGAGTGGTATTGACGGTATTCTCAGCATCTGTCCTTATTATAACAAACCCAGTCAGGAAGGACTTTATCAGCATTTTAAGGCAATAGCACAGGCAAGCTCTCTTCCTGTTGTATTATATAATGTGCCAGGTCGCGTGGGTGTCAATATGACCGCAGAAACAACAGTTCGCATTGCTTCAGAGTTCACCAATGTTGTTGCTATTAAAGAGGCATCAGGCAACTTGGAACAGGTTGACGAGATTATCAAGAACAAACCAAAGCACTTTGAGGTTATCAGTGGCGATGACGCATTAACCTTCCCGATGATAGCAAGTGGTGCGGTAGGTGTTATCTCGGTTATTGGTAATGCACTGCCTAAGGAGTTCTCCCGCATGATACGTCTGGAGTTTAATGGTGAGTATGAGCCTGCACGCAAGATTCATCATCAGTTTACTGAACTTTACAAGCTCCTGTTTGTTGACGGTAATCCTGCCGGCTGTAAAGCTCTGCTAAGTGATATGGGGATGATTAAGAATGTTCTACGTCTTCCTCTGGTTCCCACACGCATTGAAACAAAACAGAAAATGAATGAGATTCTGAAAGGAATGAGAATCTAA
- a CDS encoding EamA family transporter: MWILLAFVSATLLGLYDTSKKFSLRGNDVIPVLFLNTLFCSAIFLPLILLSQYTNVLDSSIFHVGSGGWEMHRWIILKSVIVLLSWVFGYFAIAQLPLTIVGPINATRPVMTLVGAMLVFGERLNGWQWIGVSLAVISLFLLARSGKKEGIDFKHNKWIFFLVLAALMGTCSGLLDKYLMTGPENSGVGLDRMMAQSWYNIYQCLMMGIVLLIYIVKQRKKTERTARFSWKWSILLISIFLSMADFAYFYALSLPGAMISIVSMVRRGSVLVSFLCGAVLFREKNLKAKALDLCFVLLGMIFLWIGSR; the protein is encoded by the coding sequence ATGTGGATTCTTTTGGCTTTTGTCTCAGCAACATTGCTGGGACTCTATGATACGTCGAAGAAGTTTTCTCTTCGTGGAAATGATGTCATACCTGTATTATTTCTCAACACGCTCTTCTGTTCGGCAATCTTCCTGCCGTTGATATTATTGTCCCAATACACAAACGTACTTGATTCCAGTATCTTCCATGTTGGTTCAGGTGGTTGGGAAATGCACCGCTGGATAATATTGAAGAGTGTTATTGTACTTCTTTCCTGGGTATTCGGCTATTTTGCTATTGCTCAGCTACCCTTGACGATAGTCGGTCCGATTAACGCCACACGACCAGTCATGACACTTGTTGGTGCAATGCTTGTCTTTGGTGAAAGACTGAACGGCTGGCAATGGATTGGTGTCAGTCTTGCAGTGATTTCCCTGTTTTTATTGGCAAGAAGCGGCAAGAAAGAGGGCATTGACTTCAAACATAACAAATGGATATTCTTTCTGGTATTGGCAGCTTTGATGGGTACTTGTAGTGGTCTGCTTGATAAATACCTTATGACAGGTCCTGAAAATAGTGGAGTAGGACTCGACCGCATGATGGCACAAAGTTGGTATAACATCTATCAATGTCTTATGATGGGTATTGTTCTCCTTATCTATATCGTCAAACAGCGCAAGAAAACAGAACGAACAGCTCGTTTCTCTTGGAAATGGTCAATCCTATTGATTTCGATATTCCTGTCAATGGCAGACTTTGCTTATTTCTATGCGCTCTCATTACCTGGAGCAATGATTTCCATTGTGTCAATGGTACGTCGTGGCTCGGTACTTGTGTCGTTCTTATGTGGTGCAGTACTGTTTAGAGAGAAGAATTTAAAGGCAAAGGCACTCGACCTGTGTTTTGTCCTCCTTGGAATGATATTCCTCTGGATTGGGTCACGCTAA
- the truA gene encoding tRNA pseudouridine(38-40) synthase TruA — protein MQRYFITLSYDGTAYHGWQIQPNGISVQEVLERSLSTLLRETITVTGAGRTDAGVHGRMMVAHFDTEMPFECEQLVYKVNRLLPRDVSISRIEPVRGGLHARYSATSRTYHYYVHTGKQPFSRQYSCELRYPLDFDKMNKAAAYLIGEKDFKCFCKSGTDVKTTICNLTEARWIPANEEFALTSGGTITNWCFVITANRFLRNMVRAVVGTLVDVGRDRLSLDDFKKIVDGGTRSDAGESMPGNALFLWEVKY, from the coding sequence ATGCAACGATATTTTATCACCCTTTCATACGATGGTACAGCCTATCATGGCTGGCAGATACAGCCTAATGGAATTTCTGTGCAGGAAGTATTGGAGCGTTCTTTGTCTACACTCTTGCGAGAGACAATCACCGTAACAGGTGCAGGACGCACCGATGCAGGTGTTCATGGCAGAATGATGGTTGCTCACTTTGATACTGAGATGCCTTTTGAGTGTGAACAACTTGTGTATAAAGTAAACCGATTATTGCCACGTGATGTTTCCATAAGCAGGATTGAGCCTGTCAGGGGAGGTCTACACGCACGATACTCTGCGACTTCACGCACCTATCATTATTATGTTCATACGGGTAAGCAACCCTTCTCACGCCAGTATTCGTGTGAGCTTCGTTACCCTTTGGACTTCGATAAGATGAATAAGGCTGCAGCCTATTTGATAGGAGAGAAAGATTTTAAATGTTTCTGCAAGAGTGGAACTGATGTGAAGACTACTATTTGTAATCTGACTGAGGCACGGTGGATTCCTGCCAATGAAGAATTTGCTTTGACATCAGGTGGTACCATCACAAATTGGTGCTTTGTTATAACTGCTAACCGTTTCCTGCGTAACATGGTACGTGCTGTGGTTGGAACATTGGTTGATGTTGGTCGAGATAGACTGTCATTGGATGATTTTAAGAAGATTGTTGATGGAGGTACAAGAAGCGATGCTGGCGAAAGTATGCCCGGTAACGCTCTCTTCCTTTGGGAAGTAAAGTATTAG
- a CDS encoding ComEC/Rec2 family competence protein has protein sequence MKKKMDLLMYPSVKLLTPLVLGITVGDIVDIKPAWWWIMTVCTVIITFVVWQWKYTQSLLLLLIVFLMGATSVSMKKQTMQIRLPNQTITFKAVLLSNPVVHGKVIQTDLIIMGEEEPMKVKAAILRDTITNHYQSLHIGDGIEAYAYLEEPMNFSDATFDYARWLKFHGYAAETFIRYDQWQKVKVDLRPMSFLQRTSLAAGIYRQKLMKQLENNLDGSNLAIVSAMTLGDKQLINKDIKEDYSITGASHVLALSGLHLTILYGLLMLLMSWCERLLPRTFRQGVSELLILLAVWSYVVLVGMSSSVVRSAVMLTIYSFVTLLNRERLSVNTLALAAVIMLIGNPFNLFDVGFQLSFMSVWAIMLFYPLIYEAIPLPQTKSLLVIRWLWRMVAVSMAVQLGTAPLVAFYFNRVSLVFAISSLIAVPGTMIIVSATLCMLLLNPLPALSSLVGKLICTITEWLNASLHWLANIPGASIDNLHVTVLQLIIYYIMLMTVWLLWSFFAEKIEFK, from the coding sequence GTGAAGAAGAAGATGGACTTACTGATGTATCCCTCTGTAAAGCTACTCACCCCTTTGGTATTGGGTATTACGGTGGGGGATATTGTTGACATTAAGCCTGCGTGGTGGTGGATAATGACTGTATGTACAGTTATTATAACATTTGTTGTGTGGCAGTGGAAGTATACTCAAAGTCTGCTACTGCTTCTCATTGTCTTTCTGATGGGGGCTACATCTGTATCAATGAAGAAACAAACTATGCAAATAAGGCTTCCAAACCAAACGATAACATTCAAGGCAGTTCTTCTCAGTAATCCTGTTGTTCATGGAAAAGTGATACAGACTGACTTAATAATAATGGGTGAAGAGGAGCCGATGAAGGTCAAGGCTGCCATCCTTCGTGACACAATAACAAATCATTACCAATCACTGCACATAGGAGATGGTATAGAGGCTTATGCCTATCTTGAAGAACCTATGAACTTCTCGGATGCAACCTTTGATTATGCGAGATGGTTGAAGTTCCATGGATATGCTGCTGAGACATTTATCCGCTATGACCAATGGCAGAAAGTGAAGGTGGACCTTCGACCGATGAGTTTTCTTCAACGAACATCCTTAGCTGCTGGCATCTACAGACAGAAGCTGATGAAGCAGTTGGAGAATAATCTTGATGGAAGTAATTTAGCCATAGTTTCTGCGATGACACTTGGGGACAAGCAGTTGATAAACAAAGATATAAAGGAAGATTATTCTATAACAGGTGCAAGTCATGTCCTTGCCTTGTCAGGCTTACATCTAACTATATTGTATGGCTTGCTGATGCTCTTGATGAGTTGGTGTGAACGATTACTACCAAGGACGTTCAGGCAAGGTGTAAGTGAGCTTCTCATTCTGTTGGCAGTGTGGAGCTATGTTGTTCTGGTCGGAATGTCCTCTTCTGTTGTGCGTTCTGCAGTAATGTTGACCATCTATTCTTTCGTTACGCTTCTGAATCGAGAACGCTTATCAGTAAACACATTAGCACTGGCAGCCGTCATTATGCTCATCGGCAATCCTTTCAATCTTTTCGATGTAGGCTTTCAATTATCTTTCATGTCGGTATGGGCAATCATGCTGTTCTATCCACTCATATATGAAGCTATACCTTTACCACAAACAAAGAGTCTTTTGGTAATCAGATGGTTATGGAGAATGGTTGCAGTCTCTATGGCAGTACAGTTAGGAACAGCTCCATTGGTTGCCTTTTACTTCAACAGAGTATCTTTGGTCTTTGCTATCAGTAGCCTCATCGCTGTACCTGGAACAATGATTATAGTTTCTGCAACACTCTGTATGTTGCTTCTTAATCCTTTACCGGCATTATCTTCTTTGGTTGGAAAACTTATCTGTACTATCACAGAATGGTTGAACGCATCTCTTCACTGGCTTGCAAACATTCCCGGGGCAAGCATTGACAATCTGCATGTCACAGTTTTGCAACTGATTATCTACTATATCATGTTGATGACTGTATGGTTGTTATGGAGTTTTTTCGCAGAGAAGATAGAATTTAAGTAA
- a CDS encoding EFR1 family ferrodoxin (N-terminal region resembles flavodoxins. C-terminal ferrodoxin region binds two 4Fe-4S clusters.) has product MIFYFSGTGNSKWAAKTLALETDDMLVSIPKVINSDCSFTLKKDEHVGFVFPIHGWRIPRIVREFIDKLSLKTEQNEITSVKHYCFCMVTAGDSVGKAIERFQQLLTSVSVGKDLSLEAVCSLVMPESYVGLPGMDVDTKEKELSKKKAASEQLKSFSNAVTRHLCADKGQPWGWEHVKRGPVPAFFSGPVGGFFERFLITDKHFHVESSRCVKCGICANVCPVDDIKGGLGYEPEWLHNDKCLTCFSCYHHCPHHAIEYGKRTQTKGQYFFNKLSKLS; this is encoded by the coding sequence ATGATATTCTACTTTTCTGGTACAGGTAACAGTAAATGGGCTGCAAAGACGTTGGCTTTGGAAACAGATGACATGCTTGTTTCCATCCCGAAAGTAATCAACAGTGATTGTTCTTTTACTTTAAAGAAAGATGAACACGTTGGCTTTGTCTTTCCTATACATGGTTGGAGAATTCCCCGTATCGTAAGAGAGTTCATTGATAAATTATCACTGAAAACAGAACAAAACGAGATTACATCCGTTAAGCATTATTGTTTCTGTATGGTTACGGCTGGCGACTCTGTTGGCAAAGCTATAGAACGCTTCCAACAATTGTTGACGAGCGTATCTGTAGGTAAGGATTTATCACTTGAGGCAGTATGTTCTCTGGTTATGCCAGAGTCGTACGTTGGTTTGCCTGGCATGGATGTTGATACGAAAGAGAAGGAATTATCAAAGAAAAAGGCAGCTTCGGAACAGCTGAAATCATTTTCAAACGCTGTAACACGGCATTTATGTGCGGATAAAGGCCAGCCATGGGGATGGGAACATGTTAAACGAGGTCCTGTCCCTGCCTTCTTCTCTGGTCCAGTTGGGGGATTCTTTGAACGTTTCCTCATCACTGACAAGCACTTTCATGTAGAGAGCAGTCGATGTGTCAAGTGCGGTATCTGTGCTAATGTCTGTCCTGTTGATGATATCAAAGGTGGCTTGGGCTATGAGCCGGAGTGGTTACACAATGACAAATGCCTTACCTGCTTCTCATGTTATCACCACTGTCCACACCATGCTATTGAGTATGGTAAACGTACACAGACGAAAGGACAGTATTTCTTTAATAAATTAAGTAAACTAAGTTAA
- a CDS encoding M6 family metalloprotease domain-containing protein → MVKTVKQLFLIACFLLCSLGSWAAKAQSFPVQVRQADGTTITVILRGDEHINWYTSLDGVLLVQGADNSYYVGHVANDGRLVATKQLAHETISRSQAERNLIGKQDKEKFYSYVNKIVEQSENSYENSPLTRGVTVGTGYNGVPYFPHTGSPKALVILAEFQDTTFTIQDTKKIFTNYLMNESHFTDTRYSQNQNYKGVRGYFKDCSYGKFTPIFDVVGPIKLPKEHAVYGADNDRMDLLLADACSAVDRMVNFADYDSNNDGIVDLVYIIYAGHSANFKDNKVTNIWPKSGTINISNKFDGKSIRRYGVSNELNGSDKTSKNNKKINGIGLFCHEFSHTLGLPDIYAYHTDAENQDDQGMEFWDIMDGGTGVRGGRVPSSYLAWEREVMGWMSIDELTKDCHVDKLKSIDNGGKAYKILNKDVKNEYVVLQSIQKGNWNQGWGDETYAKGLLAYRISYPSDKVNIFDYPNNIKGKPRVIPIPADGKILAAANAGGSLKKYAEQHNNDLYPYKGKNRIAGFKMYNGTILPKTVLNIVENDGSDSNNRYVSFDFKEGIVTGIHSDPIIETNTSDNRIYTLDGRFVGTDASVLPHGIYIQNKKKFMK, encoded by the coding sequence ATGGTAAAAACAGTAAAACAGCTATTTCTTATAGCATGCTTCTTGCTTTGCTCCCTTGGCTCTTGGGCAGCAAAGGCACAATCTTTTCCTGTACAAGTAAGACAGGCAGACGGAACAACCATTACCGTCATCTTGCGAGGTGACGAGCATATCAACTGGTACACGTCACTTGACGGCGTACTGCTTGTGCAAGGCGCTGACAATAGCTATTATGTGGGACATGTTGCAAATGATGGAAGACTTGTTGCAACTAAGCAGCTTGCACATGAAACAATATCCCGTTCACAGGCAGAACGTAACTTGATTGGCAAGCAGGATAAGGAAAAATTCTATTCTTATGTTAATAAGATTGTAGAACAATCAGAAAATTCATACGAGAACAGTCCGCTTACAAGAGGTGTTACAGTAGGCACAGGATATAACGGTGTACCCTATTTCCCTCACACAGGAAGCCCAAAAGCACTTGTTATATTGGCAGAGTTCCAAGACACAACATTTACCATCCAGGACACAAAAAAGATATTCACAAACTATTTAATGAATGAAAGTCATTTCACAGATACCCGCTATAGCCAGAACCAAAACTACAAAGGTGTACGTGGCTATTTCAAGGATTGTAGCTATGGGAAGTTCACCCCTATCTTTGATGTCGTAGGACCTATCAAATTACCAAAGGAACATGCTGTCTATGGGGCAGATAATGATAGAATGGACTTACTGCTTGCTGATGCTTGTAGTGCTGTTGATAGAATGGTAAACTTTGCAGATTATGACTCAAATAATGATGGTATCGTTGACTTGGTTTATATAATCTATGCTGGACATTCTGCCAATTTTAAAGATAATAAAGTAACAAATATCTGGCCTAAGTCTGGAACTATTAATATCTCAAATAAGTTTGACGGTAAAAGTATCCGACGCTATGGAGTTAGCAATGAACTGAATGGAAGCGATAAGACGTCTAAGAATAACAAAAAAATTAATGGCATTGGATTATTCTGCCATGAGTTCTCCCACACTCTCGGTCTTCCAGACATATATGCTTATCATACTGACGCAGAAAACCAAGATGACCAAGGTATGGAATTCTGGGATATTATGGATGGTGGAACAGGAGTACGTGGCGGACGTGTACCTTCGTCTTATCTTGCTTGGGAACGTGAAGTAATGGGCTGGATGAGCATTGACGAACTGACAAAAGACTGCCATGTTGATAAACTAAAGAGTATCGACAACGGTGGTAAGGCTTATAAGATTCTTAATAAAGATGTAAAAAACGAATATGTTGTGTTGCAAAGTATTCAGAAAGGAAACTGGAACCAAGGCTGGGGAGACGAAACATACGCAAAAGGTTTACTTGCCTATCGCATCTCATATCCTTCTGACAAAGTAAATATCTTTGATTATCCAAACAATATAAAAGGCAAACCACGTGTAATTCCTATACCTGCTGATGGGAAAATATTGGCAGCTGCAAACGCTGGAGGATCATTGAAAAAATATGCAGAGCAACACAACAATGACCTCTATCCTTATAAGGGGAAGAATCGTATTGCGGGATTTAAAATGTACAATGGCACTATACTGCCCAAAACTGTATTGAACATTGTTGAGAATGATGGTTCAGATTCAAATAACCGCTATGTCAGCTTTGATTTCAAGGAAGGTATTGTCACAGGTATTCACTCTGACCCAATCATTGAAACTAACACATCCGACAACCGTATCTACACCCTCGACGGTAGATTTGTCGGCACTGATGCTTCGGTATTACCTCATGGAATTTATATTCAGAACAAAAAGAAGTTTATGAAGTAA
- the dnaB gene encoding replicative DNA helicase — MPERSSNSKSSRRTKQAPIDTTFGHLQPQATDIEKVVLGALMIDKDAFTVVSEIIKPETFYESRHQKIYEAVQSLNLQEKPVDIMTVVEELRHKGTLEEIGGPAYVVELSSNVASSAHIEYHAHILAQKFLARQLIQFASMIETDAFDETVDVDELMQKAEGALFEISQKNMLQDYVQIDTVVEQAHQLLLKAANNKGSLTGVPSGFHDLDKITAGWQASDLVIIAGRPAMGKTSFALSIAKNIAIDYRKPIAFFSLEMNNVQLVNRLISNVCSVPGNKILSGQLTPDEWERFDSNIRKMQGAPIYVDDTPGLSIFELRTKARRLVREHNIQILMIDYLQLMNANGMRFNSRQEEVSTISRSLKGLAKELNIPVLALSQLSRAVEQREGVEGKRPQLSDLRESGAIEQDADMVLFVHRPEYYHILQDEKGNDLHGMAQIIIAKHRKGATGDVLLNFRGEYTRFANPEDAAFSAPMPDDPLGGEIIGSKMNDEPLPPRPAGGMQVPF; from the coding sequence ATGCCAGAAAGAAGTAGTAATAGTAAAAGTAGTCGTAGGACCAAACAGGCTCCTATTGACACAACATTTGGACATCTCCAGCCGCAGGCAACAGATATAGAGAAAGTCGTTTTAGGTGCTCTTATGATAGATAAGGATGCCTTTACGGTCGTGTCTGAAATCATCAAGCCGGAAACTTTCTACGAGTCCCGTCATCAGAAAATATACGAGGCGGTACAGTCGTTGAATCTTCAGGAAAAGCCTGTTGATATTATGACTGTGGTTGAAGAGCTACGGCATAAGGGTACGCTGGAGGAAATTGGCGGACCAGCTTATGTCGTGGAGTTGAGTTCTAATGTGGCATCATCTGCACACATCGAGTATCATGCACATATCCTCGCACAGAAATTCCTGGCACGTCAGCTTATCCAGTTTGCCTCAATGATTGAGACTGATGCCTTTGACGAAACGGTTGATGTTGACGAACTGATGCAGAAAGCTGAGGGGGCACTGTTTGAAATCTCTCAGAAGAACATGCTGCAGGATTACGTGCAGATTGATACAGTTGTGGAACAGGCGCACCAGCTGTTGCTCAAAGCTGCTAACAATAAGGGTAGTCTGACAGGTGTTCCGAGTGGTTTCCATGATCTGGACAAGATTACTGCAGGCTGGCAGGCTTCTGACTTGGTTATTATCGCTGGTCGACCTGCCATGGGTAAGACTTCTTTTGCGCTTAGTATTGCCAAGAATATTGCTATTGACTACCGTAAGCCAATTGCATTCTTCTCTCTTGAGATGAACAATGTGCAGCTTGTGAACCGTTTGATTTCCAATGTCTGCTCTGTACCTGGTAATAAAATTCTCAGTGGTCAGCTGACACCTGATGAGTGGGAACGTTTCGACTCAAACATTCGTAAAATGCAGGGTGCACCAATATATGTCGATGATACCCCTGGTCTTTCTATCTTTGAACTGCGAACAAAGGCTCGCCGACTCGTTCGTGAGCACAACATCCAGATTCTTATGATTGACTATTTGCAGTTGATGAATGCCAACGGAATGCGTTTCAACAGTCGTCAGGAAGAAGTTTCAACTATCAGCCGTTCCTTAAAAGGACTTGCAAAGGAATTGAATATTCCTGTTTTGGCGTTGTCACAGTTAAGTCGTGCTGTAGAACAACGTGAAGGAGTCGAAGGTAAACGTCCGCAACTAAGCGACTTACGTGAGTCTGGTGCTATTGAGCAAGATGCCGATATGGTTCTTTTCGTACATCGTCCAGAATACTATCATATCCTACAGGATGAGAAAGGAAATGATCTTCATGGAATGGCGCAGATTATCATTGCCAAGCACCGTAAGGGTGCAACGGGTGATGTGCTTCTCAACTTCCGCGGTGAGTATACTCGCTTTGCCAATCCTGAGGATGCTGCTTTCTCTGCTCCTATGCCAGACGACCCATTAGGTGGCGAGATCATTGGAAGTAAGATGAATGATGAGCCATTACCGCCACGTCCAGCAGGGGGCATGCAGGTACCTTTTTAG
- the ispE gene encoding 4-(cytidine 5'-diphospho)-2-C-methyl-D-erythritol kinase, whose protein sequence is MITFPCCKINLGLNIVAKRPDGYHDLETIFYPVPLCDALEIKKMDEEFPSPTPIDLKVTGNIVECDESKNLVVKAYNLIAHDYELPRVHAHLVKRIPMQAGLGGGSSDAAYMIRLLDERFRLNMGNAEMERYAAQLGADCAFFIRSEIAFATGIGDVLAPADDENNNLEGYYLTLVKPDVAVSTAEAYAGITPEKPAKCCRDIVRQPIDTWRAELTNDFEKSIFAKYPVLAAIKEKLYDSGALYAQMSGSGSTIFGLFGQKPTNINELFPDMFTYCVRL, encoded by the coding sequence ATGATTACCTTTCCTTGCTGCAAAATCAACCTTGGATTAAACATTGTTGCAAAACGTCCAGACGGCTATCATGACCTTGAAACCATATTCTATCCTGTTCCACTATGCGATGCACTCGAAATAAAGAAGATGGATGAGGAGTTTCCCTCTCCCACCCCTATTGATTTGAAAGTAACAGGTAATATTGTTGAATGTGACGAAAGCAAGAATCTGGTTGTGAAAGCATATAATCTTATAGCACACGACTATGAACTTCCTCGTGTCCATGCACATCTTGTCAAGCGTATTCCTATGCAAGCCGGACTTGGAGGCGGTTCTTCTGACGCAGCTTATATGATCAGGCTGCTTGACGAGCGTTTTCGTCTGAACATGGGGAATGCCGAGATGGAACGCTATGCAGCTCAATTGGGTGCTGACTGTGCGTTTTTTATTCGTTCAGAGATTGCTTTTGCAACAGGTATTGGAGATGTTCTTGCACCTGCAGACGATGAGAACAATAACTTAGAAGGGTATTATCTTACACTTGTAAAGCCAGATGTAGCTGTGTCAACAGCAGAGGCTTACGCAGGTATAACACCTGAGAAACCTGCAAAATGCTGTCGTGATATAGTACGCCAGCCTATTGATACGTGGCGTGCTGAACTGACAAATGATTTTGAGAAATCTATCTTTGCAAAATATCCCGTGTTGGCTGCTATCAAGGAGAAACTGTATGATAGTGGTGCCTTGTATGCACAGATGTCGGGAAGTGGCAGCACTATCTTCGGGCTTTTTGGACAGAAGCCTACGAATATAAACGAGTTGTTCCCAGATATGTTTACATATTGCGTCAGACTATAA